In Salvelinus namaycush isolate Seneca chromosome 37, SaNama_1.0, whole genome shotgun sequence, the following are encoded in one genomic region:
- the cdc42se1 gene encoding CDC42 small effector protein 1 translates to MSEFWNKIGCCVVAKPPPRKRRRKIDRSMIGEPTNFVHLTHIGSGEMAEGRAPSGPVQDKMRSKGPSANGRKSML, encoded by the exons ATGAGTGAGTTCTGGAACAAGATTGGCTGCTGCGTGGTGGCCAAACCTCCACCG AGAAAGAGGCGCAGGAAAATCGACCGCAGCATGATCGGCGAGCCCACAAACTTTGTCCACTTGACACACATTGGCTCTGGGGAGATGGCAGAGGGCCGGGCCCCG TCAGGGCCGGTCCAGGATAAGATGAGGTCAAAAGGACCCAGTGCCAACGGCCGCAAGAGCATGTTATAG